In the genome of Actinobacillus lignieresii, the window TTAATTTCATAAAGAAGCTCCTTAACTTAAATCAATATGAATATTTATAGCTTATGCTATGCTAATTTCTCAAAAATAGAAATAAATTTATTATCAAAGCGATGAATTTGTGATAATTTTCTTTTATATCCGATCAACAGATAAAAATCGGGTAAATATTATTTTTAAGAGTAGATACAATGAGTGATGAACAACAGAGCGTCAATACGCAACAGGATAAAAAATCGTTTTTACAATCGATTTTCGGCGGCTTATTTCAATCCGAACCGAAAAATAGAGAAGACTTGGTTGAAGTAATTCGAGATTCTCTGGATAACGAACTGATCGATAGTGATACCAAAGATATGATCGAAGGCGTAATGGAGATTTCCGAACTGCGTGTGCGGGATATTATGATACCTCGTCCGCAAATCGTTTATATTGACGCCAATCTTGATCTTACCGCTTGTGTTGATTTAATCATTGAATCCGCTCACTCTCGCTTTCCGGTCATTTTAGACGACGGCAAAGATACCGTATTAGGTATTTTACATGCCAAAGATCTCTTAAAATTCCTCAGAACCGATTCCGAAGAGTTTGAAATGCCAACCATTCTACGCCCTGCAGTGATTGTGCCGGAAAGTAAACGGGTCGATAGAATGTTGAAAGAATTCCGCTCCGAACGCTTTCATATGGCGCTGGTGGTGGACGAATTCGGTGCAGTATCCGGCTTAGTCACGATTGAAGATATTCTTGAGCAAATCGTCGGCGATATTGAAGACGAATTCGACGAAGAAGAAATCGAGCCGATTCGCCAGCTTTCTCGCCATACTTATGCGGTATCGGCACTGACGGATATTGAGAAATTTAACGAAACTTTTGCCACCGATTTTACCGATGAAGAAGTGGATACGGTCGGCGGTTTAGTGATGCAAGCGTTCGGACATTTACCGAAACGAGGCGAACAAATTCAATTGGAAGGTATCGATTTTAAAGTAACTTCCGCCGACAGTCGCCGTCTAATTCAATTACGTGTCACCGTATCGGACGAACAGCTGGAAAAAATGGAACAGCTGGTCAGTAACGAAGAATAATGAACAATGCATAGGTGAGGTTTTATCCTCACCTTTTGTTTGTGTTATTTCGCTTAATATTAGTTAATCTATCTCTTTAAAATGAACTTTGTAAAAAATCCGTCAATTTTAACCGCTTGTTTACTCGCCTTTGCCCTCGGAGGTCTCGGTACGCTTGCTTATTCCCCTTTTGATCTTTGGGGAATCGTCTATCTTTCCGCCGCCGGTTTAATTTGGGCGGCAACGCTTCCGCAACGAAAAATCGCCCTCTGGGCAACCTTTGCTTGGTCGCTCGGCTGCTTTTGTATCGGAGTAAATTGGGTACACGTCAGTATGACTCAATTCGGCGGTGTTCCGCTGGTAGTGAGCTATATTGCAGTATTTTTATTGGCTTGCTATCTCGCGCTTTATAATTTGCTATTCAGCTATATTGCACATAAGTTCCGAATCCAAAATCCCTTTGCACTTGCGGCGATTTTTACCTTTACCGAATATCTGCGCGGCGTTGTCTTTACCGGCTTTCCTTGGTTGCAGTTCGGTTATACGCAAATTGACAGTCCGTTTGCCGGCATTGCCCCGCTGTTAGGTGTTGAGGGCTTAACATTCTTTGTGATGACGGTGAGCGGTTATCTGGCGTTATTGGTAAAAAAATCCGCAAAAACGACCGCTTCGCTTGCCACCTTAGCAATACTGTGCGGATTAGCATTTGCCGCCAAATTCATTCCGTTTGTGCAAATTGACGAGCAAAAACAACCGCTTACCGTAAGCCTTGTACAAGGCAATATTGAGCAAAAAATGAAATGGGATCCGGCGCATTTCGATTATACGCTGCAAACTTATCAACGTTTAATTAGCCCGCTATTAGGTAAAAGTGATGTAATTGTATTGCCCGAATCCGCTGTTCCGGCGTTAGAAACGCAAATTTATCCGCTACTAAACCAACTTCAACAAGTTGCTGCGGACAAAGGCAGTGAAGTAATTATTGGTACACTCTACCAAGACGAAAGCGAGCAATTATTTAATAGTGCGGTAGTATTGGGAAATCCATTACAACCCTATGACTTACACAATACCGAGCGTTATAACAAACACCATTTAGTGCCGTTCGGCGAATATGTGCCTTTCGGCTCGGTATTGGATTGGATGCGTGATGTATTTATTCTGCCGATTAACTTATCGCAAGGCGAATTCGTGCAACCGGCACTTTTTGCCAAAAATCGTAAGTTTAATATGGCGATTTGCTATGAAGTGATTTTCGGCAATCAAATGCAACAAAACCAACAGGTACAACAATCGGATTATTTATTAACGATTACCAATGATGCGTGGTTCGGCGCCTCTATCGGCCCTTGGCAACATTTCCAAATGGCGAGAATGCGTGCGCTTGAATTAGGCAAGCCGCTACTGCGTGCGGCAAATACGGGAATTACGGCGATTATCGGTACCAAAGGCGAAGTCATTGAGCAGATTCCGCAATTTGAAGCGAACGTATTGACCGCTCAAATTCAACCGACTAAGGGAGAAACCTTATTTGCCAAAACAGGTAACCGGCTGATTTATGCGCTAAGTCTGTTTTGCTTTATTTTTGCCTTTGTAAGAAATCGGAAAAAATAGGTCGCTTGTTTAAAAAATAAAGCACTAAAACTTATTATTTTAGTGCTTTATTTTTCAGCTTAATGTAGTGAAGGTTATTAACCGAATATTTCATCCATACCTTCGATTAACTGCTTGCAAGGTTTTTCGAAAAATACACCGCTATTCGGTGTGCCGTTCATTCCTCGTAAGAATAAATATGCTACGCCGCCAAAATCACGCTCATACTCATACTGCCCACCTAAACGTACTCGTAAATAGCGATGTAGCGCCAGCGTATAAAGCAGATATTGCAGATCATAGCGATATTGCCCGATCGTTTTTTCCAAATTTTGTCGGCTATAGTCTTGTGCTAAATAACCTAAGAAATTGGACTTATAATCAATCAGATAAAATTTCTCGTTTACTTGCACGATACAATCGACAAAACCGCGTAAATAGCCTTCCAACTGCGGTAAATTCAAATCCGGTAATTTTGCCGAAACCGCACTGTATTGCTTTAACAACTGGTTTAACTTACGTAATCCGTCCGAATTTTTTAAGCGTAAATAAAACTGCCATTCGTTTAAACGTTTTGTCATCGGAACGTCTTTTAGCGCAAATTCAGACTCACTAAACGGCGTTGCAAGTACCTTTTCAAACCATTGTTGTAACGGTTCGTGCCAATTTTCATCTAAGTCCAGCTGCTCGCAAATAGTAAGAATTTGCTCAAAATCGACCGCTTGTTGGAAGTCACTGTGTTCAAAGAAACTATGTAGAATATTGCCAACCTTGGTACTGTGAGGGAATTGGTAGGGCGAATAGGCATTGGTTTCTTCACTATCCAAAGCAAAAAGATTATCCGTTTCGGGCGTAAGCACTTGTTGCTGGTCATAATCTTGTCCGGCGCTCTCAAATGCTTTCGGCATACTATATCCCGTATGATGTTGCATCGCCCACTCGTGTTGTTGATGCAATGCACTGAAACTGGTCACTAGCCCTGTCTGCTGAATCTGTCCGGTAAAATGACAAGCGGATAAAGTCTCTGACACAAACGGAGTCGGTCGCCATTCATCATTCGCAATTTTTTCATCTAATTCAACCGCTTGGAAATCAATCCTTTTTTGTTGCAAATATTCCGATGTACTTATTTCCGCTTTATAGCTTTTATCTAAACCGATTTCACCATTGCTCAGCAAATAATGCACCGCATTCCAACCGTCTTCAAAACGTTGCGGCAGAATCAAGTTAAGCTGTGATTCCGCTCGCGTAACCGCTACATAAAGCAAACGCAGATCTTCAGCCAATTCTTCCCGATCCATCAGTGCTTGTACTTGCTCTGACGGTTTCCCGAAATACCAATGCGCTTGCCCTTGTTCATCACGGTAGATAGCCAAATTACTTGCTTTAGCACCCTGATTTTTTTTACCGATAAACGGCAACCAAACTATCGGATATTGCAAACCTTTTGAACCGTGAACGGTCACGATTTTAATCAATTCTTCTTCACTTTCTAAGCGTAAAATATGCTCTTCCGTGCTATCTATTTTTGCCAATTGACGTTCATACCAACGCACTAACGCCGATTCATTTTCTAAGCTCGGCATGGCATTTTGTAGTAATTCCGTTAAATGCAATAAATCCGTTAGACGGCGATCACTGTCGCGCGGGTTGGCTCGTAAGCGTTCAATAATTCCCTCTTGCATAAATAACTTATGCAACATCGGTAAAATACCTTGTTGTTGCCAAATTTGCTGATATGTAATAAAGCGCCCTACCTGTTCATCCCACTGTAATTCGCTATTTTTAAGCTGATGAATCTCCGTTGCTGACAGCCCCCAGAGGGTTGTGCCTAACGCACTGAGTAAATGGCGTTGATGATACGGATTTAAACAGGCATACAACACCCACAATAATTCTTTAGCGGTTTCCGATTGATAGACGCTTTCTTTTTCCGACAAAAATACCGAACGAATGCCCAGTTCAGCTAATGCACTTTTTATCAATGTAGCTTGCGAGTGGCTACGCACCAAAATTGCAATATCTTTTGCCTGAAACGCATTAATCTCTTCCGTAGTATTGGTAAATTTTAAGCCGAATTCACCCGCTTCCATTTGCTTAAGCTGCTGCTGAATTTGGTAAGCACACTGCTTTGCCGCTAATTTTTCATCAAATTTTGCTTGTAGATAACAATTTACATAGTCGGCGCCGATTAATTCAGCTTCGCTCGCTTTCGCTTCCACCGAGTGAAACTGAATACCTTGATACAAGAAAGGACTGTTTTCAGCAGCTTCCGGAAATTCAAATAAGCGATTAGTTACACTCACAATTGGTGGCAACGAGCGCCAGTTTTTGGCTAACGTGCGTTTTTGTTGCGCCTGTTGAGAAGCGGTCAAATAAGTGAAAATATCCGCACCTCGGAATTTATAGATCGATTGTTTCGGGTCACCAATCATAATAAATCCGTGATTCGTATGCGTTTCCTGCATAAAAATCTTATGGAAGATTTCATATTGCTCTTTATCGGTATCTTGGAACTCGTCAATCATTGCGAACGGGAATTGCGCACGAATTTGTGCTGCTAACTCTGCCCCCCTTTCAGCGTTTAAAGCTTGATTGAGTAAAGTGAGCATATCGTTAAAACTTTTCTCACTATGCGTCGCTTTATAATCTGCGAGCTTTGTTCTCACTGCGAGTAAGAATTGATAGAGCAATAACGGCTTCTGTTTATTCGCAAACTGCTGTTGATAAGCGGTCAAAATTTGCTGATTTTTTGCAAAATGCGGATGAACCAACGGTTCTGCGCCCTCTTCCGCTTTTTCGTTTAGAAATTCCTGACAGAAACGTTCAAACTGTTCTTCCGGCAAATAGGAAAGCGAACTTGCCGCCCATTCGTCCACGGAAGCACGCCATTTTTCTAAGTAACGAGTTTGGTAAGAACGGCGATTAAGTGCTTTTTTCTCACCGGTTTTATATTTTTTCGCTAATTCGCTTTCAATTAAGCGACTGATTTCTTCTCCGTGTGCCGACCAATGCCGTTTAGCATCCGCTAAAAAATGCTGTAAGGCAGCCAAATGAACAGCAAGCTCGCCGTTCAACCAATGTTGTTCATCTGACAATGGCGGCAATTCGGCAGGCACAAAGGCACGAATTGCCTCAAAAGCATTGTACGGCGTACCAAGATATTCCGCCACCGCCGCCGTTTCGGTCAGTCCCATCGGATAGAACATTTCACGCCAAACTTCTTCACTTAAACGGCGTAACAAATCACTTTCATCCGGCTGCAAGTCGTTATCAAAACGCATCCCCGAATCAAACGCAAATTGAAATAGCATCTTTTGACAAAAACTGTGAATGGTAAAAATACTGGCTAAATCGATCTCTCGTTCGGCAATGCGTAAGCGTAAAATCGCCTCTTCCACACTTTCAATCTGCTGATGTAATTGGAAGAAGAAATCATTGGCATCATAGGATTTTTCCGCATCATACTCTTGCAAAAAGCGGCGGCAGGCTTTGATGTTTCTACGAATACGATCACGTAATTCTTCGGTTGCCGCTTTGGTAAAGGTTACCACCAAAATCTGCTCAACGGTTAAAGACGCACAACCGACACCCAGCAACAAACGCAAATATAAGTTTGCCATGGTAAAGGTTTTACCGGTACCGGCGGACGCTTCAATTAATGCGGTACAATTTAACGGCAATTCAATCGGAGAAAGGGTTTTCATGACTCTCAATACTTCTTACTTAATTCGTTCTAATTTTGCCAGCAGCTGTTCTGCAGGAATCTGTTGAATTTTGTGCATTTGGTAAATTAGCAAACCGGCAGCGATACTTAAACTGACGCAGAAAATAAACCAAAAGCCTGATGCCGCCATCGGTTCAACAATCCAATCCGTTCTCGCTAAAATATAGCCGAACGGCATACCAATCACCCAGTAACAGAACATCGTGACATATAAAATCGGTTTGGTATGTTTATAGCCACGCAGAATACCGTTTGCCACCGCTTGTAACGAATCCGGAATTTGATACACCGCCGCAAACAACAATAAATGCGCCGCAATTGCAATCGACACCGGATCGCTGGTAAACGCCAGCGGAATAATTTCATCTAAAATCACAATCACGACCGCTGCCGCTAACGCAAACAGCGCACCGGTAATCAGCGCGTGATAGCTAATAATTTTTGCCTCTTCGACTTGTTTCTGCCCCAAGGTTTTTCCTACCACAATTGTGGTCGCAATGCTGAAAGACATCGGGATCATAAATAATAAAGAACTGGTTTGCAGAGCCGCCTGATGACTTGCCACCACTTGCGAACCAAGTGGAGACAGCAGTAAAGCAGATGCGGAGAACAGCATCACTTCGGTAAACGTTGCAAAGCCGATCGGCAAACCTAATTTGCAAATTTTTAGCAACGTTTGACCGCTTGGCATTTCAAACCAACGGTTAAATAAGCCGATGTCTTTCTGAGATTTATTAGTGTAGCTGTAATGGAACAGTAATAAGAACATCACCCAGTTCACAATCGCAGTTGCTACACCGCAACCGACCGCCCCCATTTCCGGCAGCCCAAACTTACCGAAAATAAAAATATAATTGAGCGGAATATTTAACAATAGCCCTAAGAAAGTGATACGCATTGCCGGCTTCGGATTGGATAAACCGTCATTCATACAACGCAAATTGACCGCCAATAGTGCCGGCACAACACCGATTGCCATAATCGCTAAATATTGTTGCGATTTAATCGAAAAAGCTTGCGGCGTATTCATATAATCTAAAATCCAATGACTGTTTAGGAACACGAAAATCAAAGGAATTGCACACGCCCAAACCAACCAAAAACCTTGACGAATTTGGTGGGTAATCAAATGACGCTGATTCGAACCGTTTAAATAAGAAACGGTTGGTGTGATTGCATTAAGCAAACCTAATACAAATAAAAAGAGAGGGAAATAGATGGAATTACTCACCGCAATCGCCGACACATCATCATCACTCACTAGCCCCGCCATCACAATATCAGCCAGCCCCATTCCCGCCACCGAAAGCTGAGAAATAAAAATTGGCAGCGTGAGTTTAAATAGTTTACGCGTGTTTTCCGGATATTTTTGCCATTGCAGATTCATAATTACCTCTTTCAAAATACGGAGGCTATTATACGGCAACAAGCGGTCGTTTTTCGCAAAAATTTTGTAAAATAAGACCGCTTGTAAAAATGAAAAAGCCCTCGAAAATCACTTCTCGAGGGCCTTATCTATTCAGCTAACGAATTATTTCGCCGCTTTTAACTCTTGATAATATTTTTCGTAAAGTTCGATTGCATCACCTACATCGTCTTGCCATTGTGCCGCTTTTAACACTTCAGCTGTCGGATAGATTGCCGGATCTTCGGTAATCTCTTTTGGTAATGTTTTTAACGCTTCTACGTTTGAAGTCGGATAACCGATTTCTAACGTTAATTTTTCCGCAACCGGTGCACTTAATAAGTAGTTGATTAACTTATGCGCATTTTCTTTGTTTTTCGCATTCGCAGGAATTGCTAACGTATCAACCCAAAGCACAGGACCTTCTTTCGGGAATACCATATTTACCGGCGCTTGTTCTTTTTTCGCAATACGTACAGAACCGTTCCATAGTTGACCTACAGATACTTCACCTGCGATAAATGAGTTCGCTGGGTTGTCTGAAGTGAAAGAAAGTACGTTTGGACGTAATTTTCTTAACTCTTCGTAAGCCGCTTTAATCTCTTCCGGATTGGTTGTGTTAGGGTTTTTACCTAATTTTAATAACGCAATGTTAAATACTTCACGTGCGTCATCTAATAATTGTACTTTATTGGCAAACTCAGGTTTCCATAAGTCGCCCCAAGATGTGAACGCATCACCTTGGTAATCCGCTGTATTAAATGCAATACCCGGTGCACCTAATAATTGTGGTAAAGAGTATTTGTTACCTTGGTCATAAGGTTTGTTTAACCAATCTTGGTTTAACTCTTTGATTACCGGAAGTTGTGCGTGATCTAATTCCGCTAACATACCTTCTTTCGCCATTTTTGAAACGAAGTAGTTAGAAGGTGCGATAACATCGTAACCGCCGTCTTTACCTTGTAATTTCAATTTCGCATACATGGTTTCGTTAGATTCAAGGCTTGAAACCTCTACTTTGATACCGGTTTGCTTTGTGAATTCATCTAACAAGCCTTCAGGCACATATTCAGTCCAAGTATAAAGGTGAACTGTTCCCGCTGCTGCCGGTTGAGCCGCTGCTTCAGCTGCTTTTGGCTTTTCTTCATTACACGCTGTTAATGCAACTGTTGCTAAACCTGCTGCAAATAAACCCGCTAATTTTTTCATTTAAGTTTTCTCCGTTAAAGAAAAGATGAGTAAAAAATATAGCCTTGCCTAAGGGCTTAAAAGACGAGGGCGATTTTAAGCCACCCCCTAGATTTTGCAAGGATTTTCTAATTAAAAAGGCAATTTTTTGCAAATTATTTTTTAATAATTCGCCGGTATAACCGCTTTTGCCTTGAAATCGGCAAATTTAACGCTATATTAGTAACGATTTTTCATTGATATATTTGAAACAAAGAGGATTTAAAATGACAACTCAAAACGAAAATGCACAAGCTCAAACGGAAGAAATTGAAGTTGCGCCCGAAACACAATTAGATCAAGGTACGGAGCAACCGCAAGAACAACCTGTCGAAGCTGAATTAGCAGCGGCTTATGCACGTATTAATGAGTTAGAAACTTATATTGCGGAAGCGGATAGCCGTGAAAAAGATATTCAATTACGTGCGCAAGCGGAAATCCAAAATATCCGCCGCCGTGCCGAACAAGATGTTGAAAAAGCGCATAAATTCGCACTCGAAAAATTCTCCAAAGAATTACTAACCGTGGTGGATAATCTTGAACGCGGCTTAAATGCGCTTGATACGGCAGTCACCGATGAAAAAACACAAGCATTGGTGGACGGAGTGGAAATGACCCATAAAGAATTTATCTCGACTCTGGCTAAATTCGGTGTGGAAGCGGTCGGTGTCGTCGGCGAAGCGTTCAATCCGGAAGTGCATGAAGCGATTTCAATGCAGCCGGCGGAAGGTATCGAAGCAAATCATATCAGCGTAGTTTTACAAAAAGGCTACACCTTACAAGGTCGTGTCCTTCGCCCGGCAATGGTAATGGTTGCAGGCTAAATTTTACTCTCGCCCGCTTGCGGGAAAGAGACAGCCGGTGAAGCGTTCAGCGAACCGGCAGAGAGAGGGATAGCGGTCCAAATTTGATAAAATCAGCAAATCCCTCTCTACCTGAAAATCATTGATTTTCTTCCCCTCACTTACTCACTTTTGAGAGAAACGAGGATAATATTTTAATTTCATTCATATCAAGCTATGTCCCTACAATTCAGCCCTATCTCACTTTTCCTAGTCGCCCTGATTTTCCTCGGTGTAGTCGGAAACAACAATTCTATTACTATTGCAGCAACAGTATTATTACTGGTACAACAAACGTTCCTGAGCAAATATCTGCCCTTTTTAGATAAACACGGCTTAAGTGTCGGGATTATCATTCTGACTATCGGCGTATTAAGCCCCATTGTGTCCGGCAAAATTTCCCTACCGTCCTTTTCTGAATTTTTAAATTGGAAGATGTTGCTTGCCGTAATTGCAGGCATTGCGGTGGCTTGGTTAGGTGGCAGAGGGGTAAGTTTAATGGGGGGGCAGCCGTTGCTCGTCACCGGATTACTGGTCGGGACGATTATCGGTGTGGCGTTACTTGGCGGTGTGCCGGTCGGCCCGTTAATCGCTGCTGGAATCCTATCGCTATTAATCGGCAAAGGCTAATTGGTAAAATTTATGCAAAATCAGACCGCTTGTTCCTCTCCCCTATTAAGTGAGTGTTGCAAGCGATTTCTTCTTCCTACTGTTTCCCCTCAATTTAGGCTATAATTCCTGCCAAAATAGTTAGTTAAGACAAGACAATGAAACCTTCGCAAAAAAATTTCAAAAATAGACCGCTTGATGAGAGCCAGAAAGCATTAATCGCAAATTTAAAAGAACTCACCAATACCGATTACCGCCGTTTACGTTCTCGTATTCACGGCATTTCCGCCATTAAAAAACAAGAAGCCAAAAACAATGTGATTGCGGAAATTGAACGTGAAATTCTCTCGGCACAAGCAGCCTTCCAAGCTAGAAAAGCACAACATTCTAATCTTGAGATCACTTATCCCGATTTACCGGTTTCCGCTCGTCGTGAAGAAATCTTAAAACTGATTACAGAAAATCAGGTAGTGGTGATTGCCGGTGAAACCGGTTCGGGTAAAACCACTCAGCTCCCGAAAATGTGCTTGGAACTCGGGCGTGGCGTAAAAGGCTTGATTGGACATACTCAGTCCCGCCGTTTGGCGGCGCGTTCAGTGGCGAATCGTATTGCCGAAGAATTAAAAAGCGAAATAGGGGAAACTGTCGGTTATAAAGTGCGTTTTAATGATCAAGTGGGCGAAAACACCCTAGTGAAATTAATGACGGACGGTATTTTGCTTGCCGAAATCCAAAACGACCGCTATCTCAATCAATACGATACGTTAATTATTGACGAAGCTCACGAACGCTCGCTCAACAACGATTTTATCCTCGGTTATCTGAAACAAATTCTGCATAAACGCCCGGATCTAAAAGTGATCATTACCTCGGCGACCATTGATGTCGAGCGTTTTTCTCGCCATTTCAATAATGCGCCGATTATTGAGGTTTCCGGACGAACCTTTCCGGTGGAAGTGCGTTATCGTCCAATTGTGGAAGAAGATGATCAAGACCAATTACAAGGGATTCTCAACGCTGTTGATGAACTTCAAGCCGAAGGTCGCGGCGATATTTTGGTTTTTATGAGCGGTGAACGTGAAATTCGTGATACTGCCGAAGCCCTACAAAAACAAGAGCTAAGATTCACTGAAATTCTACCGCTTTACGCACGCCTCTCGGCTGCCGAGCAGCAACGCATTTTCCAGCCAAGCGGTCTAAATCGTGTGATTTTAGCCACCAACGTAGCAGAAACCTCACTCACCATTCCGAATATCAAATATGTGATTGATACCGGTACGGCACGTATTTCTCGCTACAGCTACCGTACCAAAGTGCAACGTTTGCCTATCGAGCCGATCTCTCAAGCCTCCGCCAACCAGCGAAAAGGGCGTTGCGGACGAACCAGCGAAGGGATTTGTATCCGCCTCTATTCAGAGGAGGATTTTAACGCACGTCCGGAATTTACCGATCCGGAAATTCTGCGTACGAATCTCGCTTCGGTTATTTTACAAATGACCTCGCTCGGTTTGTCGGATATTGAGGCGTTTCCATTTGTTGATCGTCCGGATACCAGACAGGTGCAGGACGGTATTCGTTTACTAGAAGAATTAGGCGCGATTAATGGCAATAAATTAACCGCAATCGGTCGTCAACTTGCCCAATTCCCCATCGATCCTCGCTTAGGTCGTATGGCCATTTCCGCGGCACAAAACGGTTCATTACACGAAGTGATGATGATTGTCTCTGCGCTTTCGATTCAAGATCCGCGTGAACGTCCGCAAGAACGCCAACAAGCGGCGGACGAAAAACATCGCCGTTTTGCTGACAAAGACTCCGATTTCTTGGCGTTTGTGAATTTGTGGCATTACATTCAAACTCAGCAAAAAGAACTGACCAAAAACCAGTTCCGCAAGCAATGTCAAAAAGATTTTCTCAACTATTTGCGTGTCCGTGAATGGCAGGATATTTATCATCAACTACGTCTTTCTGTACGAGAAATGGGCTTGCCGATTAATAGCGAAGATGCAAATTATCAACAAATTCACACCGCTTTACTGACCGGTTTGCTGTCACATATCGGGCTGAAAGACAGCGAAAAAATGCACTACCTCGGGGCGAGAAATGCGCATTTTTATGTGTTCCCAACTTCGGTGCTTTTCAAAAAGCAACCGAAGTGGCTTGCTGCGTCCGAATTGGTGGAAACTACCAAATTGTGGGCAAGAACCGTGGCAAAAATCGAACCGGAATGGATTGAGCCACTCGCCGGACATTTAATAAAACGTAGTTACAGCGAACCACATTGGTCGAAATCCAAAGGCGCAGTGATGGCGTATGAAAAAGTCTCGCTCTACGGTATTCCGGTGGTAGCGAATCGCCTTGTCAATTACGGTTCAATTGATCCGACTGTCAGCCGTGAAATCTTTATTCGTTCGGCAATGGTTGAGGGCGACTGGCACAATAATTACAAATTTTTCAAAGAAAATAACCGCTTGATCAAAGAAGTGGAAGACCTCGAGCACAAATCTCGCCGCCGAGATATTTTAGTGGACGAACAAACCCTATTCGACTTCTACGATCAACGCATCGGAACAGAAGTGGTATCTAGCCGCCATTTTGATACATGGTGGAAAAAAGCAAGTCAGAAAGATCCTGAATTGCTCAACTTTGAAAAATCATTCTTAATGAATGAAAACGCTAATACGGTCAGCGATTTGGATTTCCCGAATTTCTGGTATCAAGGTCAGCTTAAACTAAAATTGAGTTACCAATTTGAAATCGGTAAAGATCACGACGGCGTAACCATACATATTCCATTGCCGTTGCTCAACCAAGTGGAACCGGAAGGCTTTGATTGGCAAATTCCGGGGCTTCGCCATGAGCTAGTGGTGGCGTTAATTAAATCGTTGCCGAAAGCGACTCGCCGTAATTTTGTACCGGCACCGAACTATGCGGATGCGTTTTTAGCTAGAGCCGAACCGTATCAAAAACCATTGCTAGAAAGTTTGGCTTATGAGCTTCGCCGTATGACTGGGGTAACGATTGATCCGGAACTGTGGGATTTGTCGCAACTTGCACCACATTTACGTATGACATTCCGTGTGGTGGATGAAAAAGGTAAAAAACTACAAGAAAGCGAAAACTTGGACGAACTGAAATTTGCCCTGAAAGATCAGATGCAAGAAAGCCTTTCGACGATTGCCGATGACGGTATTGAACAAAGCGGTGTACATTTGTGGAATTTCGCTAACTTACCGCAATTCTACGAGCAGAAAAAAGCCAATTTCAGCGTAAAAGCCTACCCGGCAATTGTCGATGAGCAAACCGCAGTGGGCGTAAAATTATTTGAAACCGAATTTGAGCAAACTCGTGCAATGCAAGCTGGTTTACGCCGTTTACTATTGCTCAACGTGCCTTCGCCAATCAAATACTTACACGAAA includes:
- the recB gene encoding exodeoxyribonuclease V subunit beta, with the translated sequence MKTLSPIELPLNCTALIEASAGTGKTFTMANLYLRLLLGVGCASLTVEQILVVTFTKAATEELRDRIRRNIKACRRFLQEYDAEKSYDANDFFFQLHQQIESVEEAILRLRIAEREIDLASIFTIHSFCQKMLFQFAFDSGMRFDNDLQPDESDLLRRLSEEVWREMFYPMGLTETAAVAEYLGTPYNAFEAIRAFVPAELPPLSDEQHWLNGELAVHLAALQHFLADAKRHWSAHGEEISRLIESELAKKYKTGEKKALNRRSYQTRYLEKWRASVDEWAASSLSYLPEEQFERFCQEFLNEKAEEGAEPLVHPHFAKNQQILTAYQQQFANKQKPLLLYQFLLAVRTKLADYKATHSEKSFNDMLTLLNQALNAERGAELAAQIRAQFPFAMIDEFQDTDKEQYEIFHKIFMQETHTNHGFIMIGDPKQSIYKFRGADIFTYLTASQQAQQKRTLAKNWRSLPPIVSVTNRLFEFPEAAENSPFLYQGIQFHSVEAKASEAELIGADYVNCYLQAKFDEKLAAKQCAYQIQQQLKQMEAGEFGLKFTNTTEEINAFQAKDIAILVRSHSQATLIKSALAELGIRSVFLSEKESVYQSETAKELLWVLYACLNPYHQRHLLSALGTTLWGLSATEIHQLKNSELQWDEQVGRFITYQQIWQQQGILPMLHKLFMQEGIIERLRANPRDSDRRLTDLLHLTELLQNAMPSLENESALVRWYERQLAKIDSTEEHILRLESEEELIKIVTVHGSKGLQYPIVWLPFIGKKNQGAKASNLAIYRDEQGQAHWYFGKPSEQVQALMDREELAEDLRLLYVAVTRAESQLNLILPQRFEDGWNAVHYLLSNGEIGLDKSYKAEISTSEYLQQKRIDFQAVELDEKIANDEWRPTPFVSETLSACHFTGQIQQTGLVTSFSALHQQHEWAMQHHTGYSMPKAFESAGQDYDQQQVLTPETDNLFALDSEETNAYSPYQFPHSTKVGNILHSFFEHSDFQQAVDFEQILTICEQLDLDENWHEPLQQWFEKVLATPFSESEFALKDVPMTKRLNEWQFYLRLKNSDGLRKLNQLLKQYSAVSAKLPDLNLPQLEGYLRGFVDCIVQVNEKFYLIDYKSNFLGYLAQDYSRQNLEKTIGQYRYDLQYLLYTLALHRYLRVRLGGQYEYERDFGGVAYLFLRGMNGTPNSGVFFEKPCKQLIEGMDEIFG
- a CDS encoding extracellular solute-binding protein, with translation MKKLAGLFAAGLATVALTACNEEKPKAAEAAAQPAAAGTVHLYTWTEYVPEGLLDEFTKQTGIKVEVSSLESNETMYAKLKLQGKDGGYDVIAPSNYFVSKMAKEGMLAELDHAQLPVIKELNQDWLNKPYDQGNKYSLPQLLGAPGIAFNTADYQGDAFTSWGDLWKPEFANKVQLLDDAREVFNIALLKLGKNPNTTNPEEIKAAYEELRKLRPNVLSFTSDNPANSFIAGEVSVGQLWNGSVRIAKKEQAPVNMVFPKEGPVLWVDTLAIPANAKNKENAHKLINYLLSAPVAEKLTLEIGYPTSNVEALKTLPKEITEDPAIYPTAEVLKAAQWQDDVGDAIELYEKYYQELKAAK
- a CDS encoding MATE family efflux transporter → MNLQWQKYPENTRKLFKLTLPIFISQLSVAGMGLADIVMAGLVSDDDVSAIAVSNSIYFPLFLFVLGLLNAITPTVSYLNGSNQRHLITHQIRQGFWLVWACAIPLIFVFLNSHWILDYMNTPQAFSIKSQQYLAIMAIGVVPALLAVNLRCMNDGLSNPKPAMRITFLGLLLNIPLNYIFIFGKFGLPEMGAVGCGVATAIVNWVMFLLLFHYSYTNKSQKDIGLFNRWFEMPSGQTLLKICKLGLPIGFATFTEVMLFSASALLLSPLGSQVVASHQAALQTSSLLFMIPMSFSIATTIVVGKTLGQKQVEEAKIISYHALITGALFALAAAVVIVILDEIIPLAFTSDPVSIAIAAHLLLFAAVYQIPDSLQAVANGILRGYKHTKPILYVTMFCYWVIGMPFGYILARTDWIVEPMAASGFWFIFCVSLSIAAGLLIYQMHKIQQIPAEQLLAKLERIK